The following coding sequences are from one Sciurus carolinensis chromosome 11, mSciCar1.2, whole genome shotgun sequence window:
- the LOC124960367 gene encoding olfactory receptor 1013-like: MEEKNFTKVKEFILLGFTADAGVQQLLFCIFLIIYIFSLMGNMTLISLICADSQLHTPMYFFIGNLSFLDLWYSSVYAPKILMTCISEDKSISFAGCLAQFFFSAGLAYSECYLLADMAYDRYVAISNPLLYSQAMSPRLCASLVAASYLGGFVNSTIITSETFTLSFCGDNVIDDFFCDLPPLVKLACDVQESYQAVLYFILASNVITPTILILTSYLFIIAAILKIRSNQGRLKAFSTCGSHLTAVTLYYGSILFIYSRPSTSYALERDKVVSVFYTVVIPMLNPLIYSLRNKDVKNALRKMLNRAKFS, translated from the coding sequence ATGGAGGAGAAAAATTTCACCAAAGTGAAGGAGTTTATCCTTTTAGGATTCACAGCAGATGCTGGGGTACAACAACTGCTCTTTTGCATCTTCCTCATCATTTATATCTTCAGTCTCATGGGAAACATGACCTTGATTTCTCTAATTTGTGCTGATTCTCAGctccacacacccatgtattTCTTCATTGGAAATCTTTCATTCCTGGATCTCTGGTATTCCTCTGTCTATGCCCCCAAAATCCTGATGACCTGCATCTCTGAAGACAAAAGCATCTCCTTTGCTGGCTGCCTGGCTCAGTTCTTCTTCTCTGCTGGACTGGCCTACAGTGAATGTTACCTTTTGGCTGACATGGcttatgaccgctatgtggccatctccAATCCCTTGCTGTACTCCCAGGCTATGTCCCCTAGGTTATGTGCCAGTCTGGTTGCAGCTTCATACCTTGGTGGCTTTGTCAATTCCACTATCATCACCAGTGAGACATTTACTCTGAGCTTCTGTGGTGACAATGTCATTGATGATTTCTTTTGTGATCTTCCCCCACTTGTAAAGCTGGCCTGTGATGTGCAGGAGAGCTACCAGGCTGTGCTCTACTTTATACTTGCCTCCAATGTCATCACCCCCACCATCCTtattctcacctcctacctctTCATCATTGCAGCCATCTTGAAAATCCGCTCCAACCAGGGTCGCCTCAAAGCCTTCTCCACATGTGGGTCTCACCTGACGGCCGTCACTCTCTACTATGGTTCAATTCTCTTCATTTACTCCCGACCAAGTACCAGCTACGCTCTGGAACGAGATAAAGTGGTGTCGGTGTTTTACACTGTGGTGATCCCAATGCTGAACCCCTTGATCTATAGCTTGCGAAATAAAGATGTCAAAAATGCTctgaggaaaatgttgaatagagcaaagttttcttaa
- the LOC124959088 gene encoding olfactory receptor 9G4, whose protein sequence is MEVGNRTVLTEFILVGISANPRWQPILFGIFLMLYLVTLSGNMTLVILIRIDSRLHTPMYFFIGNLSFLDFWYTSVYTPKILANCISEDKRISLAGCGAQLFFSCVVAYTECYLLAAMAYDRHVAICNPLLYSGIMSTSLCTGLVVGSYIGGFLNAIAHTANTFRLSFCGKNIIDHFFCDAPPLVKMSCTDTRVYEKVLLGVVGFTVLSSILAILISYFNILLAILRIRSASGRRKAFSTCASHLVSVMLFYGSLLFMYSRPSSSYSLEKDKVAALFYTVLNPLLNPLIYSLRNKDVKDAFRKATQTIRPQA, encoded by the coding sequence ATGGAAGTGGGAAATCGCACGGTCCTGACTGAATTCATCTTGGTGGGCATCTCAGCAAACCCCAGATGGCAGCCGATTCTTTTTGGAATATTTCTGATGCTTTATTTGGTGACGTTGTCAGGTAACATGACCCTGGTTATCTTAATCAGGATTGATTCCCGCCTGCATACACCTATGTACTTTTTCATCGGCAATCTGTCTTTCTTGGATTTCTGGTATACCTCTGTATATACTCCCAAAATTCTGGCCAACTGTATCTCAGAAGATAAGCGCATTTCCTTGGCTGGATGTGGGGCTCAGTTGTTCTTCTCCTGTGTTGTGGCCTACACTGAGTGCTATCTCCTAGCAGCCATGGCCTACGATCGCCATGTGGCCATTTGTAACCCATTGCTTTATTCAGGTATCATGTCTACTTCTCTCTGCACTGGGCTGGTTGTTGGTTCCTACATAGGAGGCTTTCTGAATGCCATAGCCCATACCGCTAACACTTTCCGCCTGAGTTTCTGTGGTAAAAATATCATTGACCACTTTTTCTGTGATGCACCACCATTGGTAAAAATGTCCTGCACCGACACTCGGGTCTATGAAAAAGTCCTCCTGGGCGTGGTGGGCTTCACTGTCCTCTCCAGCATTCTTGCCATCCTCATCTCCTACTTCAACATCCTCCTGGCCATCCTGAGGATCCGCTCAGCCTCGGGAAGGCGCAAGGCATTCTCCACCTGTGCTTCCCACCTGGTCTCGGTCATGCTCTTCTATGGCTCCTTGCTCTTCATGTATTCAAGACCCAGTTCCAGCTACTCCTTGGAGAAAGACAAAGTGGCTGCCCTGTTTTACACTGTGTTAAACCCACTGCTCAACCCTCTTATCTACAGCCTGAGAAACAAAGATGTCAAAGACGCCTTCAGGAAAGCAACACAGACCATACGACCACAAGCATGA
- the LOC124960366 gene encoding olfactory receptor 1013-like gives MERNNHTVTEFILLGFTTDPVMQLVLFVMFLGVYSVTLVGNTTLIVLICNDSRLHTPMYFFIGNLSFLDLWYSSVYTPKILVTCISEDKSISFAGCLAQFFFSAGLAYSECYLLAAMAYDRYMAISNPLLYAQAMSRRLCISLVLYSYTGGFVNAIILTSNTFTLDFCGDNVIDDFFCDVPPLVKLACDVKESYQSVLFFLLTSNVIAPTLLILASYLFIIAAILRIRSTQGRLKAFSTCSSHLVSVTLYYGSILYIYSRPSSSYSLERDKMVSTFYTVLFPMLNPMIYSLRNRDVKEALKKLFKLAQFEV, from the coding sequence ATGGAGAGGAACAATCACACAGTGACTGAGTTCATCTTGTTGGGCTTCACAACAGATCCTGTGATGCAGCTGGTCCTCTTTGTTATGTTCCTTGGAGTGTACTCTGTGACTTTGGTAGGAAACACCACCCTCATAGTGCTGATCTGTAATGACTCCAGGctccacacacccatgtattTTTTCATTGGAAATCTGTCTTTCCTGGATCTCTGGTACTCTTCTGTCTATACCCCAAAGATCCTAGTGACGTGTATCTCTGAAGACAAAAGCATCTCCTTTGCTGGCTGCCTGGCTCAGTTCTTCTTCTCTGCTGGGTTGGCCTACAGTGAGTGCTATCTGCTGGCTGCCATGGCATATGACCGTTATATGGCTATTTCCAACCCCCTACTTTATGCTCAGGCCATGTCAAGGAGATTGTGCATCAGTTTGGTTCTATATTCCTATACCGGCGGCTTTGTCAATGCAATAATATTAACCAGCAACACATTCACCTTGGATTTCTGTGGTGACAATGTCATCGATGACTTTTTTTGTGATGTCCCACCCCTAGTAAAGTTGGCATGTGACGTGAAGGAGAGCTACCAGTCTGTGCTGTTCTTCCTCCTGACCTCCAACGTCATTGCTCCCACCCTGCTCATCCTGGCCTCCTACCTCTTCATCATCGCCGCCATCCTGAGGATTCGCTCCACCCAGGGCCGCCtcaaggccttctccacctgctcctcccacctggtCTCTGTCACCTTGTACTATGGCTCCATCCTCTACATCTACTCTCGCCCAAGTTCCAGTTATTCCCTTGAGAGGGACAAAATGGTTTCTACCTTTTATACTGTGCTGTTTCCCATGTTGAACCCCAtgatctacagtctgaggaacagaGATGTTAAAGAAGCCCTGAAAAAGCTTTTCAAGTTGGCACAGTTCGAAGTCtaa